AGGCGATGGCTGAAGGACCAGGAGCTGAGCCCTCGGGAGCCGGTGCTGCCCCCACAGAAGATGGGGCCTATGGAGAAATTCTGGAATAAATTTTTGGAGAATAAATCCCCTTGGAGGAAAATGGTGAGTGACAGACCTCTCCGGTCCCCCCCAACACACCCCACTGCTGCCGGCAGCCTGAACATTGAACGTCCGCTCCCTGCAGCCACACCAAGGACTGATAACGCTCAGTGCTCTGGGACACTGGCCAGTCCCGAGAGTCCTCCTGGAGTCTCGGGAGGCAGGAGTCCAGGAATATGTATGGCTTTGAGAGAGTCATGCCTTTTACTGTCAAGTACAGTGAGACGGGGGCGAATTTTAATACTTAGGTTTTCCAGGACGCTGCACATTTGATTCTCTTTTGACTGTAGAAATCTTCCCTCAGAATAATAACCAAGGACTCGCTAGAATTAAAATTCTGTGATTTAAGTATTCGAGGACACTTGTCTAACTTTTAAGTGTGAGGTTCTAGAGACCAAGTAACACAGTATCCAACCACCAGAGGGCACAGCCAGCCCCTAGCTGATAGTACAGCCCCATGTGATCCCCGTAAAAGACAGGGTCCTGTTGGTATGCCTTGTGAGTCACATTCAAGAGCTACCTTTCTAAACTACCGTTCTGTACTTTTAACACAgagtttcattaaaaaatgacattttgggCTTTGAAGAAAATCACTCATTCAAGAACTTTATTTTCAAGGCCTCTGGGTATTTTCTTGAGGACTGTTATGGATGATAAACATCTCAGAATTGCTTTGAGTTACCTGCAACACTTACTGATGACAGGATAATAGTAGTAACAATACTACGTAACACACGGGTGCTTGCTGTGTGCTTGGCACTCTACTGAGGGTTTTACATGTGttacttcatttctttattcctgTAAGGTAGATATTCCTAATCCTCATTTTAaatgtgaagaaactgaggcctacaAAGCTTCAGTGATTTGCTGGTGGTCAGGGAGCTAGGAATTGAATATGAGTTCATATTGTAATCAACATGTATCTGTTTCTTACTGTGCTACAAAGTCTAGTGCAATAGAATTGTTGAAAATTTTTCTGAGAAAGTGGTATTGGATACTTATTTATGATGGTAAAATTCAACTCTTCTCCCACCCTTTGTATCCCTGACATTATCGGAATATTGGCAGTCACTGATTTAAAGTTGACATCCCATCCATCAGCAAGTGATATaaggaagtaaataaataataatgtgtcGAAGTTCACCTTACCTtactttaatttattcttttataatcATATCTGTTATAATTCTTAGATTCTGGATTGTCCCTTCCTTGAATGGATAGGTGTTTTTTAATCAAGTTGGAAGACATGGGAaagttccatttttagttcttttttaaaatagtgttgcAGAGGGCATTTTGGAGTGAGTTTGGGACACCCCATCTTAGTATGTAAAACGTCCTTTTTCCAGCATTGGCGTTGTCAAGGTTGTCTGCCTTATACCTAAAATGATGTGAGTGTCATTGGTCAATAAATAAGGGAGATGACTATACCTGAAAAATTCTGTAGGTTTGATTACTCTggttaaatacattaaaattattctttcattattttgctatattttatcTTTAACAAACTTATAATAAGGATATTTTTAGaagtctttaaaaaatctataaatgcCTTGTTATAGTCTTGCAAAATACTGCTTAAGCATTTTGGTCTGGACTTTGTAGGTATCTTCTAGCAGACTCTGCATTTACTAAGAATATTTGAGTAGATGAGGTTACCTACAGACTATAAGAAAATATGTGCCATTTAGAGTTTTGTAAAATAGTCATGGCATTCTTACATCATTGATGCCTTTTGTTCTgccataaatataaaaaatgggatatgtttattttgtgtatgtgttttttccCCCAGGTCCATGGGGTATACAAAAAGAGTATCTTTGTTTTCACTCATGTACTTGTACCTGTCTGGATTATTCATTATTACATGAAGTATCATGTGTCTGTAAGTATGTccttttcagaatttatttttaatattgtccAAAATTACTTTCTTTGTGGCTATCTTACCCTACTTAGTGGAAATAATCTGCCACTTATAAACAGATTTTGAAGTACTTTAAATTCTCTTAGGTAAAAGGTTTAATGAAAGTTACATAATTgggtatagtttttaaaaaatattgtcacTAGTTTACAACTTGAAATGGATTTCCCCATAGAAATTAGTATTTAAGTGATAAGAATGTAGTGAGCTTATAATACTAGGGTAAATTTGGGGTCATGAATAGGAAGGGAGAAAACAATTCTGCtcctttttaaaaacctgtatcTCATATAaggtaaaaattcaaaatagacaAAGCTTATCTTTGTCATCACCCAATTTCTGTTCCCTTCATTTTATCTGATTcttcacaatttttatttatttagaactcAGGATGTCCAGATGCCTGCACTTTTTCACTGATACAGATCTTGCATGGGCTGATGGAACTGAGCCAGTTGTGGTATTTTAAAGGCTTGGTCTGGTGCAGGGTGTTGGATCCCAGGCAGAATGAGAAGGGCATGCATTTTGGGAAGTGGCGTGGCAGAGGGAGCAGTGGTGACTGCGTAGCCTGAAGTGTTGGAACACAAAAGAGTGAGGAGGGCATTCGTATACCAAGAGAGGGGTGTTAGATCCTCAGCGGGTTGCAGGGGAGGAGGGTGAGCACATCTGTTTGGGGAGCAACAGTGGCAACAGCCTAGTATAGGATATTGGTACCTGAGCAGAGGGAGGACATCTGGAAGAAGGATGGTATGAGGCAGTGAGGCAAGTGGTAACTCAGAGCAAGATGTCAGAACCTGAATGAGGCAAGGCAGGTATTAATGCTGGGATGTGGTTGTGGTGACAGGAGATGGGTTATATATAGGGAGATTGGccaaatacaggcatacctcagagatatttcaGAATTGGTTGTAGAACAATGCAGTTCCAAAAGTATTCTTTGGTTCTAGACCACCAAAACGAGTTACACAAATTTTTTGGCTtcctagtgcatataaaagttatgtttacactgtgCTGTGGTATAAGTGTATAATAGCAGTATGTGTAAAAGAACGATGTATatgctttaatttaaaaatactttattgctgggccatgtgtggtggctcccacctgtagccctagcactttgagaggccaaggtaggaagattgcttgaggccagaagttcgaccggcttgggcaacatagtgagactccatgtttccaaaaaaaaaaagaaaaaaaaatagctggatgtagtggtccacacctataatcccagctactcaagaggctgagatgggaggattgcttgagcccaggaggtcgaggctgcaataaactgtgattgcgccactgcactctggcctaggtgCCTGGTTGATATGctgccttaaaaagaaaaaacaggccgggcacgatggctcatgcctgtaatcccagcactttgggaggttgaggtgggtggatcacgaggtcaagagatcgagaccatcctggccaacatggtgaaactccacctctactaaaaataaaaaaaatgagctgggcatggtggcgggcgcctgtagtcccagctattcgggaggttgaggcagaagaatcacttgaacctgggaggtggaggttgcagtgagctgagatcgtgccactgcactccagcctggcaacagagtgagactccgtctcaaaaaagaaaaagaaaaaaacaaaaacttcattgctaaaaaatgctaatgatcatctgagccttagTGACTGTGTATGATCTTTTTGCTAGTGGAAGGTCTTGCTTCCATGTTGATaactgctgactgatcagggtgatgGTTGTTGCAGGCtggagtggctgtggcaatttcttaataTAAGATAGCAGGCGGGGCGTGGCgtcccacgcctgtaatcctaccactttaggaggccaaggcaggtggatcacgaggtcaggagttcaagaccaccctggccaagatggtgagaccctgtctctactaaaaatacaaaaattagctgggtgtagtagtgggtgcctgtaatcccagctacttgggaggctgaggcaggagaatcgcttgaacccaggaggcggaggttgcagtgagctgagattgcaccactgcactccatcctgggcaacagagcaagactccatctcaaaaaaaaaaa
This genomic window from Pan paniscus chromosome 11, NHGRI_mPanPan1-v2.0_pri, whole genome shotgun sequence contains:
- the NDUFB6 gene encoding NADH dehydrogenase [ubiquinone] 1 beta subcomplex subunit 6 isoform X1; translated protein: MTGYTPDEKLRLQQLRELRRRWLKDQELSPREPVLPPQKMGPMEKFWNKFLENKSPWRKMVHGVYKKSIFVFTHVLVPVWIIHYYMKYHVSEKPYGIVEKKSRIFPGDTILETGEVIPPMKEFPDQHH
- the NDUFB6 gene encoding NADH dehydrogenase [ubiquinone] 1 beta subcomplex subunit 6 isoform X2, whose amino-acid sequence is MTGYTPDEKLRLQQLRELRRRWLKDQELSPREPVLPPQKMGPMEKFWNKFLENKSPWRKMVHGVYKKSIFVFTHVLVPVWIIHYYMKYHVSGDTILETGEVIPPMKEFPDQHH